The DNA segment TATCATATttgaaatatattaaaaaaacTTAAAGGAATTAAAATGCAGTATTTAGGCTGAGCAGAAAGGTCTTAATTTCGGATTTCTTCTATACCATGCAACTCTCGACTTTAAATCATGCTAGTTAGAGAAAATACCAATTAATTCAGTTTCCTCAAGTTCTCAATTCATCAAGCCCTGAATTGTCATTCTTCCTTTAGCTCAAATACTTCTTTAACCAagcaaaacttggtcaaacaggACAACACAACACTTAAACTAATGTTAACCAGACCTTACTCATGTTTATAGTATTTAAACTCTAAGTTAGTCATACTGGGAATATCCCCAGatagggcttagatgtttattCTTACAATTCTCAAGGATTTCATCATTAAAACCAAAATTCACCTCAACATTGTAGAAATCTTTAATATCCCTCTGCTTGTGCCCTCCACAATACTGAATTGCGGTACCTAGAGGGTGTTTAAAGCCTTAACCTTCATTTACCGCGTAGCAGTAGGGGGCTGAGCTAGTATTAAGTTTGCTAGTTCTTTTCTCAACCATGTTCTAAATACTATCTGAGACTTGTTCGGGTGAGGCACAATACAAGTTGGGGCAACTAATGAGCAATCTACACAAGACATCTCTAAATAAGTAGTCACTTGCAATTCCTAAGAGCGTGGTGTTAGTACCTCAATGTGACAACAAGGTACGATAGACAAATCCTATGCACGGATGTCACTTGGTAACAAGTGGTCTTATCAACGTTAATTGACATCCTATGCAAGTACTTTGAGATTGCTtcatattaattaccttttttcttcttatttcttttatttatgtTGCTTCGGCTATCTTTCAAGATCCTTTGTAATTTGAGTGagtagactctgatttgtcttaGTGAGCTAGTACCGGGATTAATGTGTCCGTGTCTTTACAGATGACACATTAGTCTGTGTAACATGATTTAGCCCTTTTCTATATATGCTATGTCTTAAAAGTTGATTTAAACaggaaatcaaatgaaaatcgataaatttttttaaattcatGAAAGAATTGTGTTTAAAGATATCAAAAAACTTAGAAAcaaaaacaaatatttaatacgAGATTAAAAAGTTAAGTTATTTGAACTTGTGCTGTTATGTGGATCCAAAAACCCAATTTGTTTAACGATGATTGGGAGACATCAGTGGCCATGGTGGAGGTGAACTTTTGACCTATATTCGTAAGCCATGATAGAATTTATAACTCGCATTTGTCTTTTCAAGAAGCACTAATGCTTTTGAAAAGATAGAGTATTTGATTTAAAGATGATTTGCTTGTAGTCCTGGAGAAGATTAATCACTTTGTATTTCTTCTACTTTCctcatctttttttctttgttccctCTTTATTGTGATCCATTCCTAATGGTGCCAGCAACTTAGTTCATCTTATTCATTCGTTTCATTCACCTTCACTTGCCCGTTTGTTCTTATTCGAACTAATTAGAGATTGCAACATTTTTCCTCCTGGAAATATTCCTGAATCAAATTAACAAGTAGTCCTAATATAACTTTTTTCTCCTTCCACAAAGGTACTACAAATTCATTAAACATTAAACCAAAAAGAAAGGACTGCACGTAAAAGAGAGGATAGTGGTGCATGGAATACAGAGtggaatctttttcttttttagtgaagaaaacaaaaattattgGTAATATTTAATACAATTTTCCATTAGTGGGTATCTTTTTGTTCTTAGAATATCTTAATGCGGATGCTTTTTGGTCTTTATGACGAAGTTCTATTAGAACAGTTTTCAGTACTTCTGATTTTGCTCCACTTTAAGCGGAAGATAAGGTTGAGTGAAATAAATATCAACCGCCAATAAATCtcctttctttatttcttatatGCTCTCTGAATCCAGTGATGTTGAAGAAGCAAAAGAGAGGTGAGGCTTTGAGCGTTTAATTAAAGGTCAATCTCTTTTTCCCCCTAAATAGAAAATTTTAGTGATTATACATTTATAGTTAAAGGAAGAAAGCAAGATTCCCACTCACGTGCAAATGAGAACCTTATTTTATCAAATCTCATGGCATACGAGAACCTTCTATAATGAAAATACCCATACCTGGAAAAGTagttttcttttttgaaaaatagttatAAGATGACTAAAGTTATTTATCTCATTGTTTTATGGATTTTTTCCTTCAAGATACACTATCTATGAACTTGTAGAAACATGACTATTTCTGCTATATGATAAATACCTAGATGATTATTATTGTACCGGTCCACCTATTCTCACCCTCTTCAACTTTACTATCCATGGCCAACGAAATTCAACATTAATTTGAGAAAACCTTGGGTGGATTGGGCCCCTATTAAAGCAAACTCTTCTGTTCTTCTTCCCCTTGGCTTGGGTTTCACCCAAAGTTGCTTTGACATATTGGGCTCCAGATGACTTGTAAATTTAACAGaagactacaacaacaacaacatacccagtattatcccacaccgtgaggtttggggagggtagtgtgtacgcagaccttaccttaccttgtgaggatagagagactgtttccaatagaTCTCCGGCTCAagaaagcataagcaccacattaatgaaaatatagataAGAAGGGACAAtaccaaaaagccatataaaagcagaataaaaacaacaagatagTAAGGTAATCaccaatgaaagaaaacaacggatattcataaaaacctactaccaacagaaagcGAGACTGCATGCCAATACTACTAttatgaacactctagactacctactctactaccctaattctcgacctccataccttcctatccagggtcatgtcctcggtcagctgaaGCTGCGACATGTCTTGCCTTATCACCTCTCCCCACCTCTTCTTTGGCATACCTCTACCTCTCTgtaggccctccaatgtcaacctctcacacctcctcaccggggcgtctgtgctcctcctcacatgaccaaaccacctaagtcgtgcttcctgcatcttgtcctcaataggggccacacccaccttgtcgCGAATAACCTCTTTTCTGATCCTATCTAACATAAGACTCAAGTAATTATAACTTGAGTTCATAATGAATTAACATTATGGTTGAAAGAAGTGATTGAAAACTTCTACAGGTAAGTGTTtttacagattttaaaatcaaattggATTTGACACAAGACTTTAGCATCGCAGATTGTGAATCCTATCATATTATTACTAGTTAAAATTTATTAGTTTCATGGGTTGTTAACCCCTTAGCTGTATATTGTCTTAGAGTCATTAAAGAGTCGATCAAGTTGATCAGATTGGAGTTCAATTGAGCAAATAGTATAACATAATGTTAGTGGTAAATTAACACATGACTAGCTTGGCATTTTTCTACATTGAATTAAACATAAGCTTGTGATAATTAGATTTGAGAACTTCAATAATCTATGTGTTTATGAGCTTAATTGCCATGTTTTTTACAAAGTATGCATTCTTGTGGACAAGTTCTTGAGATAAAATGACAAGATTTTTGGTATAGGTCAACCATATTTGAGTATATGAAATGATAATTGCGCATGAAAGCTGTACTAGTACTTTGCACTATTCCAAACTAACTGGAAATAGCAATTCACAAAGTGCTGCTTGAACTTGAACTATTCCTATTTTTTTTTGTCAAATCCTTTTATTTCTTCCATAATATAAGTATAGAAAATTAATGCTGAaggaaaaagtaaaaatatattacAGCAACGGAAAAGCTAAAGTTCAAAATATGTTTTCAAGTCCAAACATTTAGATCACATATATGATTGAAAGATATAGTGGGAAAATATTATGTGAAAAAATCCTGATAAGGAGCGTTTACCCTTTAATGGAACAATGGATGCGTATGTATTCGTCAGACCAGTGAATTCCGAATATCAAATGCTTATTAAAaaaggaccaaatctcccatACTATTGCTACTGCAAATCATGCAAGTAAAAGACAAATTAGCCCCTTTTGGGTCTACATTAGACATATATAAACCCAGAAACCACTTGCAAGCCCTGCATCATATGCTCATTTCCAGTTTTGTAGCTTGAAGAGAGATGAGAGACATCAAAATTCTCCACACTACTTTCGGAATTTTAGGTGGGATTGTTCATTGTCCATGCATCTTCTTGTGCTTACTCCTACTTTTTTCTGGATATTGAttattatactcttttcctttttttcttttttccctggAATAGGAGATGTTTTTGGTTTATTACTCTTCATGGCGCCCTTGTAAGAATTCTTCAAAATTTTCGTTCTTTTTTTTTACGCGTGCTATTTTTGTCTTCTTATTTGGTTTTTTTCCTCATCAAAGCTAAAAGTGACTAAATGATCAAATTTTGACACTACATACAGGATTACATTCAAAAGGATTATTAGGAAGAAATCAACAGAACAGTTCTCTTGCATGCCTTATCTAATAAGTCTGCTCCAATGCTTGCTCGCTGCCTGGTAAGTTTCTTTAAGTAGCTCCATTGTAACTTGAAAACCTTTAATGTTTCTCCTATTAATACTCTGTGTAAAATAAGTTTAGCATTGTTTTTCCACTTTTCTTTGAGAAGTTATTGAGTTTAATTTAGGAATCTGACTTTTGGTGATTCAAACAGGTACAGTTTACCTTTTGTGTCACCAAACAACCTGCTGGTAACTGTCATCAGTGCCATAGGCATTGGCCTGGAGGCAACCTACGTGCTTATCTTCCTCATATTTTCCCCCAAGAAAGGGAAGGCCAAGATCTGCGGATACCTCTTTGTGGTTCTTTCTATCTTCTCAAGTCTGGCCTTGGTTTCCATGTTGGCATTTCATGGCAATAGAAGGAAGCTCTTTTGTGGCTTTGCTTTTGCAGCTGCTTGTATTATGATGTATGGTTCTCCTCTCTCTGTAATGGTAAGTACTCTTTCTCTTACACATGCATGTTCCTCCGTCCCATTATATGTGAAGGTGTTTGACTAGGTATGGAATCTAATAAATTAAAGAACACTTTTGATATGTTAGCCAAATATATGCAAAGCACCAAACATACCTTTTTAAATGAATAATGGTGGGAGTTTCATATATCTTCATTTTCCCTACCCATAAACAATGAACTTTTATATCAAGTGGGTCCCGACAAGTCATGTTATTAAGGGTAAAATAAAGATACTTAGACTAagctagcgtttggacatagatttggttgaaatttgaaaaaagaatttttgaagttgtgttgaaaaataattttggaggtttgaagttgtgtttggacatgcattttacttAAAAAAGTGTTGTTGAAGTTTTGTGAATGGAAGAAAAAGTTTCACCAAAAAACTGGTCCAAACCAGTTTGTGGAACTagatcaatttttttttaaaactgatAAAATTCCATGAACAAACAATATTTTCAATTTGTTTGAAAAAAAGTAGTCAAAATCTATGTCCAAACAGAGGTAAATAGTTCATAAAAAAAAAGATCTCATAAGCTAAAAATAAAAGTGTATCCCATAAAATGGAACGGAGAGAATACTAAGTAATTATACTCAATAGGGTACTAGAAGTTATGTTacgcggactctccaaaatacTGTGCGCCGGTTTCGGGTTCTCCACAAATatactacttttggaggatccgataCACACCCGACAATATTTTTGGAGAGTCTGAGCAACATAGACTAAAAGTAAGAAAATTTTAAGTTTGTCATCCTTCATGATCTGTTCTTTTTAAGTTCGTGTGCTTGGACATTTTCTTCACCTTTAGATGTAGGTTGTCTTATTTACTGATTGGTCATTTTGTTGTGGACAGCAGTGCGAGCTCAAGGCCAAAGCCACTAAGGCAAAGGCTTGGGGcctttttttattattgttaatAGTAGGTGATATGACTAGTTTTCTGTAAAATTATTTAATATCTCAAGATAAAAATTAGTTTAAGATTTTTATAAAAAATGGGTAAGAGAACTTTTTAGCCATGTGATTGATTAGCTGGGCACATGTAGCCTTAGAGCTACGGGTTCAACTGAATTCTATACTTCTTATATGGAACATAGATATATATGTGAAATATAAGAACTATTAGATTCTGAATCCATAATTTTGAAGGTTGAACCCATCAAATTAGAATTCTAGATCCACATCTGTTAattagctatattgtcaattgaAAAAATGTTTGATTAAAAATTAATTGACTTTTAGAGATTAGTTAGAAAAATAGACTTgaataaaaatatatatgaaattttttttcaagaaaattttaaGGCCTCTTGGTAAAATTTTGCTTTAGTCCACCGAATTTGTTAAGCCGCCCCTGTGGACAGGTTACAAGAGGTATGCTTGTTTATAATATATATTTGCGTGTGTTGCCAGTTTTAGGCATTTTATTCACCTTTTGTCATTGGTTGGCTAATTTATATATGTCAGTCTATTTGTCAGTCTCTGGTAACTATATCACTGATTTTATTTACATGTTTTTACAATATTTGAATTTGAAAACATATTTAATTATTACTATAAAATAATTTCTTCTAAAATTGAGCACTAAATATTTAAGGATGTCTTTTATCTCAGCACTTGAATGTGTTTAATTTAAATTTACTTTAAGATTAATAATTATTAAATTCAAATAGAATACTAAGtaataattaacaaaatattgaagaaaatcttAATTTACATGGTGTTGTAAAAATTGTTTGATTAAGCACGCTCTAAAAGCTAGCGGTAGTGGAAATTGACGGTGATGCTGGTCGACTCTGATGGTTGAGAGGTGGTGCCTAATATTTATTGTATTTGATAGAGCTGGCTGGCTGGTGGAGGTTGTGCAGTTGTAATTGACAGACGTGGTTGTATCGGTGGTGGCCATAAGTGAAAGCTAGCTTTCCAGTGATGATTGGCTGTGGAGGTGGTTGTTATTGGGTTGTGGTGGTGGTTGTGTGATGGAGATTGGCAGTGGTTAGGGGTGGTACCTGTGCGATGGAAGTGTGTTTGCAGTGTGATGGTTGTATGGTGGAAATGACTGGCAGTGATAGTTATGCATGGTCGCTGATAGTGGAGCTGGTTGGCGGTGATGGTGGTGGTAAAGAGTCACCTTCATAATTCATTTAGTACAAGCATTAATGATTTACAATTATGTACATGATCTGAATGAATTAGACAAATTTAGATAAAATAAGTGgcttgaaaaaaagaaagaaacaaataagaTACtcttttacgttattttctttcattccttCTCTTTCCCTTGGCAGAGGCTGGTGATCAAATCTAAAAGCGTGGAGTACATGCCGTTCTTCTTGTCTCTATCTGTTTTCATCAACAGTACTTCATGGTCAATCTTCTCCCTGCTTGGAAAGGACCCTTTCATTTTTGTAAGTAGCTTTTATTTTATTCAGTAACTTATACTTAGGTCATTTCATGACCAGAAAGTTAATAACATTGACAAATCTTAAGATTAAATCTCACAAAAGTGTTGTTTTATAGGTTCCAAATGCTGCCGGAACTATATTAGGAGCAGTACAGCTGATTTTATATGTAGTTTATCGTGATAAAAAAGGAGTCAAGAAAGACGAAATTAATGAATCAGTAGATCAGATGAGGACTGGGAAACTCCAAGACGGGAAGCTAGTCGACATCCAAAATGAGAATGCAAATCCATAACATTCATATGTACACAAAGTTTCTGAACTTTTGTACTTAAAAAGTATTATCCTGTCTTAACTCTGGTTGGATCAAAAGTTATGGTCACTAGTCTAATGTCAAATGAAAAAGGAGTTAGGTTCAAAAGTATAGAGAAAGTTCAATCACTGtgtaataaatattttctttttaactTTTTAGTGTTATGAAATATTATACTATATAGTGGATGTCTATAACTCCTAAAGAAGTTACTTCTACTATTCTTCTCCATTAACCTCCCACTACTTCTTACTATTATGGTTGTAACTCCCACACCTCCATAACATTCTCCATGATCTTTCCCCATGATCTCAATAGTTAATACCATGTTCATGACATTCTTTTGTATTGCCTAAATATTATCCTATAAATAGACGGTTTGGGTATCACATTATATACATTTGAATACatggaagaaataagaatctctcatcTCTTTCTCCTTACATCCTTGTCTTCTTTCttgttttatattattattttgacCTAAGTTTCTTAACATTTAGCAGCTTTTACTTTTTCTATTTTATCTAATTTTCTTGTCAAACTTTTCATATGTATTCTTTGAGTCTTCCTTAGATTAGTAATCTTACCTACATTTGAAATCTTTCATTCACACAACTAACCCCATTGTGGGCCTGAATTAGAAGTCTTGCCTATTCATGACTGCTAATGTATTTTAATCCCTTGCTACTTAATTTGTGGGTGAAGAGGTTGATGTCGGGCAAGCAATCAATATAATATTGGTTGGACGAGGGTAGGGGTGGCAGACGGACGGGTCAGATATGGGACATGGTCGGGTCGGGCCGGATATGGAACGAGTAATGAAAAAACGGATagattatccgacccgacccataaAAAAAGGTTAACATAATATGTCCATGGCTTcatgaatatgatcacttttcgGAGACTCCATTTGAGGTTTTACAAATGTAGAAGTTAAACCCATTGGTTattcattttctaaatggataatatggttcttatccatatttgacccgtttttaaaaaaaattattatccaacccattttttagtaaATAATATACGTGTTTAATTGTTTTTTAAAACCATTTTGCCACCCTAGACGAGGGCGATCTCCAATCCCTTACCAAGGGGAAAAGAGTGATTTCTCGTGTCAATAGCCTATTCTTAAAAGTTTAATGAAGGTTAGATATCTTTGACAAAGTTGTATTTTTGGTTAAATTGTGATCACACTCCCCAAATGCAGTTTAGACCATGGGCCTTCTTCTTTTCGACTGGCCTGATTATAttaaactttttcctttttattgAGATTTTTCCCTTTCCAAAGGTTTAGAGAAGAGTTCTCACATACTGTATCAAGCCTAGAGGGAATCGTTGGATTTGGAACAAGGAATGAGACCATAACAAAAGCATCTCAAATCTGAAGTCTAAACAAATGGCAGCTAATTGTATCGTTGGATCTTGTAGGAAAGGATTAGACAATATAATATTGTGGATGACAATGCAGCTTAGTTTTGTGCTTTCTTGGTCAGTTCTCCATATTAATTTGAATGTGCTTTTGATTTTGGCTAAGCTTTTGGTCATTAGCCGACCTAACTTTAGTGATGAAAACATATATAATGCTTGAATTAGCTTTTGGCTGGTTGGTGAGTTATTCATCTGACCGATTAAATTACGAACTTTGTGGTTCTTGATTCTATCTGGTTTTATCCTTACACCAAACTAAACAATTTAGCTTTAACAATCATAAAAATataatgtttaccgtgaaaatggtaataacaattaaatttgtaaatgaaactctaaaaatacgtgatctatttttatgccagttgttagagcagtggatgctagatatgtgaagtttAATTGgcgaaatacaagctaaaacggggcagtaatcaaaccgaggggcttgctacccgggCCTCAGACTGATCGATGAAAGCCTCGAGGTCAATGcctgggctcgagctcgagctattagGGATAACCGGGAAGGGAATAACAGCTAGGATATAAtcaacaaggctctttatggccaatatcaagcaataaaagaagaacaagtatgaaagcaataaatggaaagagtcgtctcgagcgagtaagtagagagaagagagagagagagagagagagagataattgttattgatcttgtgtagaatggttggagcaacaacaaccctttacaaagtggtaaggattccctttatataggaggggaatcctgttatggtacaacatgcattaattgtaaaagcatggagatgaGACGGCTAGACGCGACGCCTCGAtacaggctctgggtaggccggctctgtcagacttagccgtgtgccttgggaattccctatttttctctagcctcgatcttagtcttctttgagtcgggccttgacgagccccgagggagggaactcggccGCAACTTCGCGTCCGCGGGGTCTCGAGacattcttctgaagtgacttgatagcaagaaattatgCCCTCTGATTTCGccacatacagatagtctccgcgtttcccagAACAAAGCGATGGGAAACGACTCTGACACCCGACTCTTCGGGCTTCTCGTGATGAAGTCATACCGATGACGCAACCTGTGATGCGAGTTTTTGCTGTAACTGGGACATCCCATGAACTTATGTTTTCgacatcattcaatgcactgtcgGTTCCCGTTCTACAAGGTGAAAATACCGCCGTCAATTCGGTTATTCAAGAATGCAGTAATTGCGTCTACCGGTCAgtcttccaaaggcttcgatgACCGCGTCGTTATCTCCTATAAATGGGGACGTTCTGGCGTTGTTTTTCTATCCAAGTGCCTTCATCTGCTTATTCACCCTTTTCTTCTTACCATCTTCCTCTATTGTTGATCACCATGTTTGGAGTCTACGACCTCAAGGTTATTTGGCATCGTTCCGATAGGTCGTATCGTAGCCCTTTGCATGGCACGACTATGTCGTCCTGTCGCTGTTGTGGTTGTTGTTACGTCTGCTGCCTCTGTCCCTATTGGCTCGAGATGATGACATACGGGGGTCAACTTTCCTCGCTCATAAAAAGTTCTTCGGGTTATATACCGCTGCTCACAAGGGGGGCTCGAATTATACACcactgctcaccttcatacctCAGCTCGACGTAGCACTTTGCCCCGAGATGGTAGCTTGCATGACTCaatgttccaagaagtggattctAAGTAGCCGTGCAAGCGAGGCCGATGCCCGCCAGGTTTGCTGTCtctccgaggttctcttggccagTGAGGGTCCTCGACCTTTGGCGGGTTATgtcattttttcatccctccctgctTCTCGACCTATCCTTTAGGGATATCAGTGCGGAAGGCCGGGATGAGGCTTCTGAGGATGCGTGCCTGGAGGCATTTGTTGTAGGAGGTGGACCTTCGAGAGTAGACTAGTCTCTAGGCTTTTACCACGTGTGTGTATCCCTTTACTTTTTTGTTCCCGTATAAGGaccccttgcgggcttttgtGATTGTATATAAGGACCCCCGAGGGTCGTTGTAAGCCAATATTTATGAAATATGAAGACATCTTCTTTACTTCTGCTTTTGATTTTTGCCATGTTCTTGTATACTCTTGTGCGTTTGCAGAGAtgttgaatgtatgcctctgttgacgATCGTCAATATTTTTTTCGTTCTTTGGTCGACAGAAATGGCTCCTTTCTGAGCTTATCGTTGTTCCCGGAATCAAGCCTGAAGTGGTCCGATAAACTTGGATCATCGGGGCCCTCAAGCCTCGTGGAGATAGAGCACTGATGTGAAATTCATCTTCGGGCACTTGGAGCTTTTACTTTGAGCTTGACGTAGATAACCTTTCAAGGTGTTGTAGGCAGGTTTCTGAGGAAGGGGCTATTCGTACTTAGGCGACTTCCTGAGGTCGAGCCCTCGTGGACGGAGCTCAAAGTGCTTATTTTTCTTCTCGAGGTAAAACTTCGAGGTCAGGTACCATCTCAGAACTGGAGACGATGTTGCTGACCCTCTAGGGCCTAACTTCTTCTTGATGGAAAACTCtagggtcgggtaccacctcgggatccgtaccgaggttgttggcCTCCCGAGGCTTATCCTGGGTAGGCGAATCATTGTTGTTTCCCACATATACATGGGGCGGCTCTTGCTTCTTTGGAAGatcccattattttagatagctaCCCTTCCGCCTTGGCATCGAGTCCTTCATTACCTTAAGCGCAAAAATGTCCCTGCTTCAGTTTGCCAATTCTACCAATAGTCATGACTGCTACTTCAGGGCCTGCCCGTcagggaggggagagttccactcccagttCTCAGGATCCGCGGGAGTTTACTctgaagactatgtcttcgataagaggggaacatctggagatggtgaggagagactgcggatggggcgaGGGGGCAGCGTTGCAGGCGCTTTCCCCGGAAGAGGGTATTGCTGACCCCGCTGATGGATTTCTGCATGTATACTTATACCCTTTcgcactaggcccccttgatagggtcgtgcttgatttctacctgaagtatcgggttactttggcacaGATACATCCATCGTTTTGGCGAGTAGggctgatgatgagattttttgcGAAGAAGGTTGGGCTTGAATTTAAGCTTAGtcacctcgtcaggctgtaccATCCCTTTTATCATCGAGGCCTCTTAGGGGTGCCACACACACCAACGGACAGGTTTGACTCTATGTGCAAAACACCTGATTATGCACACATTAAGTCTGTTTTTTGCCCTACCAGGAAAGATGCAGATTGGAAGCATAGGAGTGTGGAGTACCATTCTTTGGCCAAAGAATTCATGAGCGCATTCGTACGGGTAGTTCTAAGCTTCCTATGCAATCGCTTGATGCCATGCCAACA comes from the Nicotiana sylvestris chromosome 4, ASM39365v2, whole genome shotgun sequence genome and includes:
- the LOC104227570 gene encoding bidirectional sugar transporter SWEET1a-like isoform X3, producing MRDIKILHTTFGILGDVFGLLLFMAPLITFKRIIRKKSTEQFSCMPYLISLLQCLLAAWYSLPFVSPNNLLVTVISAIGIGLEATYVLIFLIFSPKKGKAKICGYLFVVLSIFSSLALVSMLAFHGNRRKLFCGFAFAAACIMMYGSPLSVMRLVIKSKSVEYMPFFLSLSVFINSTSWSIFSLLGKDPFIFVPNAAGTILGAVQLILYVVYRDKKGVKKDEINESVDQMRTGKLQDGKLVDIQNENANP
- the LOC104227570 gene encoding bidirectional sugar transporter SWEET1-like isoform X2; amino-acid sequence: MHLLVLTPTFFWILIIILFSFFSFFPGIGDVFGLLLFMAPLITFKRIIRKKSTEQFSCMPYLISLLQCLLAAWYSLPFVSPNNLLVTVISAIGIGLEATYVLIFLIFSPKKGKAKICGYLFVVLSIFSSLALVSMLAFHGNRRKLFCGFAFAAACIMMYGSPLSVMRLVIKSKSVEYMPFFLSLSVFINSTSWSIFSLLGKDPFIFVPNAAGTILGAVQLILYVVYRDKKGVKKDEINESVDQMRTGKLQDGKLVDIQNENANP
- the LOC104227570 gene encoding bidirectional sugar transporter SWEET1-like isoform X1, which codes for MRSFTAMRGSSEAENFVKKPNLLKKCGWEHSGQSSRWLIKLWITFKRIIRKKSTEQFSCMPYLISLLQCLLAAWYSLPFVSPNNLLVTVISAIGIGLEATYVLIFLIFSPKKGKAKICGYLFVVLSIFSSLALVSMLAFHGNRRKLFCGFAFAAACIMMYGSPLSVMRLVIKSKSVEYMPFFLSLSVFINSTSWSIFSLLGKDPFIFVPNAAGTILGAVQLILYVVYRDKKGVKKDEINESVDQMRTGKLQDGKLVDIQNENANP